Genomic window (Spirosoma sp. KCTC 42546):
CTTGACGGCGGGAATACAAAGTACCGATGAGGCCGAAAAGTCGGCATATGCCTGGCAACCCCGATTACACTGACGGCAATAGAAACAGGAGCCCCGGTCTTTATTGATAGGCTTGGTCAGAATACTCAGGCGAGACGGAATAACGGGAATGCCAATACTTCTGGCACCTTTCCGAATCATTAGCTCGTGCAAACGAGGCTTTGGTGGAGGCAGAAAAATACCGTCTGGCTCATTGGGGAAATTCTCGACTGAGCCAAAAACGCCGATAAGGCGATCTACCCTGTCGTAATAGGGTTTAAGATCATCGTAGCCAATAGGCCAGTCATCGCCAACACCCGAAAGCGAACGACGCCGGAAATCGTCTGGGCCGAAGCGCATAGAAATACGACCCCAGTGATTGGTTCGTCCGCCAAGCATTCGGGACCGAAACCAGCCAAACTCGGTACCTGCTTTGGCTGAATAAGGCTCTCCATCAATTTCCCAACCACCCCAGGCCGCATCAAAGTCTCCACCAGAACGGAACTCGGTACTTGCTCCACGCCGTGGTGATTCCCAGGGCCATTTTAGTTGCGTAATGTATTTGGGATCGGCTGGATCGTAGTAGCCACCGGCTTCAAGCAGAATGACTTTTGCGCCTGCTTTGGCTAACATGTACGCAGCCATGCCGCCACCAGCACCCGAGCCCACAATAGCTACATCGTAGATTATAGGGTCTTTTTTGATTTGTGGGATGTCCATTCAGAAAGGAAGAGTTAGGAACGCTATTAAATACTGATTAAAGGAGGGTACGTATGGAGTTTACTGCTTATTGACTCGAAAGGGCTATCTGATGTGAAACAACAATACTGAGTAGACCTACCGCATAGCCTCTACACATTCCGCAACTTTATCGGTATTAATAATATCGACCCCTAGTTTCTTCAACTGTTTCCAGCCATTAGGTGTATCAGGAATTGCCCAGAAACGGATAGACTTGTTATCGCTATGAGCACGTTTGATGACCCGTTTAAGTTTATCACGGTCTGCATCAGGTATATCGCCAACACCGTCCCAACGGGAATAGGACCGGAAATTATCGCTGATAAAGGCCACTAACCGAAGCGTTTCTTCATCATATACCTCGCTGGGGCGTCCATCGAACTGAAGGAGCGGGTAGTCGAAATAGTTCTGGATCTTAGGGCGATCACCACTAATAATAACCTGAACTGCTTTTGCGTTAGCCGCCCGGTTGAAGCAAGTGAGATTTTCTTCTAATAGTTTTAACAAGATAGGCAGTACGTCGGCAGGACTGGACTTTACGTCAATCACTAAGCCAAACGTGTAATCGCGATCGGGACTTGGTTTGTCCTTATACTGCTGAAACAGTCGTGCAATAGGTTTCAGATAAAGCGAATCAAGGGTTGGGGAACTGACCGTTGGCTTCTCAGATGAAACGACCAACTTGCCGTCCTGTAGCCAAACGTCGGCCTCGATAAAGTCGGCACGCTTTTCGTACGCATTCACAAAAGGCCTGGGTTGTGCATGATCATTGTTGGCATGAATTTTTTGGGCAAAAGTGACTGACGCAGTCAGCCAAAGCAAGGTGAGTAGGAAGTAGTAGCGCATAATGAATGGCTTAATTTTGGGTAAAGTAACGTAGCTTACGCACTAAACCAAAACCAGTAGCTACCTTGCCGTTTCCGACCAAACTACTAATTTTGATAAAAACATGAATGGATAATGGATAATGC
Coding sequences:
- a CDS encoding phosphatidylinositol-specific phospholipase C/glycerophosphodiester phosphodiesterase family protein translates to MRYYFLLTLLWLTASVTFAQKIHANNDHAQPRPFVNAYEKRADFIEADVWLQDGKLVVSSEKPTVSSPTLDSLYLKPIARLFQQYKDKPSPDRDYTFGLVIDVKSSPADVLPILLKLLEENLTCFNRAANAKAVQVIISGDRPKIQNYFDYPLLQFDGRPSEVYDEETLRLVAFISDNFRSYSRWDGVGDIPDADRDKLKRVIKRAHSDNKSIRFWAIPDTPNGWKQLKKLGVDIINTDKVAECVEAMR